From a single Nostoc edaphicum CCNP1411 genomic region:
- a CDS encoding SDR family NAD(P)-dependent oxidoreductase has protein sequence MVVKNQRTVVVTGASTGIGQACALLLDQLGFSVFAGVRQEIDAQTLKQKGSQRLIPIFLDVTDAESIAAAVDTVTNAVGGAGILGLVNNAGIAVPGPLELLAIAEFQQQMLVNVTGQLAVTQAFLGLLRQSRGRIVNMGSIAGRSPAPFMGAYNASKFALVALTDVMRMELRPWGISVSIIEPGAIATPIWEKSLSQSAIAQQDLPQSAQNLYGQAMNIVRKKMQILASKGISADIVAQAVVHALTAKQPKTRYLVGQDAKLGAVLKQILPDHLHDRIILYSMGL, from the coding sequence ATGGTTGTAAAAAATCAACGTACAGTAGTGGTTACAGGAGCCTCGACAGGAATTGGTCAGGCGTGTGCTTTGCTTTTAGACCAGTTGGGCTTCTCTGTTTTTGCTGGTGTACGTCAAGAGATTGATGCTCAAACACTGAAACAGAAGGGATCACAAAGGCTCATTCCGATTTTTTTAGATGTTACCGACGCTGAATCGATCGCAGCTGCGGTTGATACGGTAACAAATGCAGTCGGTGGTGCGGGGATTTTAGGTTTAGTGAATAATGCCGGAATTGCCGTCCCTGGCCCCTTAGAATTATTAGCGATCGCAGAATTTCAACAACAAATGCTCGTGAATGTCACCGGACAATTAGCAGTGACACAAGCATTTCTTGGTCTATTACGCCAAAGTCGGGGTCGAATTGTCAATATGGGTTCCATCGCTGGTAGAAGTCCTGCGCCGTTCATGGGAGCTTATAATGCGTCAAAATTTGCGCTCGTTGCACTCACTGATGTGATGCGGATGGAATTACGACCTTGGGGAATCTCAGTTTCTATTATCGAACCTGGTGCGATCGCTACTCCAATCTGGGAAAAGTCCCTAAGTCAATCTGCAATAGCACAGCAGGATCTACCACAATCGGCACAAAATCTTTATGGTCAGGCGATGAATATTGTACGTAAGAAAATGCAGATTCTCGCATCTAAAGGAATTTCTGCGGATATTGTCGCTCAGGCTGTTGTTCATGCGCTCACTGCAAAACAACCCAAGACACGCTATCTCGTTGGACAAGATGCCAAACTTGGAGCTGTGCTGAAGCAAATTTTACCCGATCATCTGCATGACCGGATAATTTTATACTCAATGGGTTTGTAA
- a CDS encoding PAS domain S-box protein has translation MRFNDQLINLPRLNHVINRSPLTISPDSFVIEAIVLMSQERCSNYAPTSFNFSLDLNPRNQVLTGCVLVLESGKLLGVFTDKDVISLIASGINLSTMTMAEVMTQPVATLIQSDSQDIFTALSLLRQHQTHYLPVLDDRGQVLGIITQTSLLQAFDLIKIVGVVEGLQQFLQKPTDEFQPVNQPIEIEQVRCQTQNNLKLWVEAQSAEIMEVNQELQQALEELHVIEEELREQNEELAVAREQIELERQRYQDLFEFAPDGYLVTDAAGIIQEANQAAAKLLAVRQKYLVNKPLILFITRQDHQTFTTRLNNWQQIQEWEVYLKPRGGRIFPASIRAAAMYDSEGDLVGWRWLICDISDVYDELRLRQQAKESLRQAYEELEKRVAERTAELVMSNVLLQQEITERQRVEVALRHSENLYRQLVESQTDIIIRLDLQGQITFANVAACQTFGWKEDEFCGQSFFQFIYPDDLPQAMEDMAILGSSFHPLTNLERRALTVNGIRWFQWNAIAIHNDKGEVVEIQGVGRDITEQQAALHERQLAEAALRQSEEKFRTFAENTHAMIWIGSPDSFHPLYISPAYEKIWGRSSQHLFEQPDSWIDNVHPDDRDRATQSIEQLLSGSQSISAEYRILRPDGSVRWIWNRGFAVYDDQGKINYYGGIAEDITERKLAEESLRQSEEKFRTFAENTHAVIWIASTDSFRTLYVSPAYEKIWGRSCQSLLEQPELWIDTIHPDDRDRLTIAAKQQLINESVSIEYRILRPDGSMRWIWDRGFAISDHQGKVQYYGGIAEDITERKLSEESLRESEARLSLATEAAQMGIWDRNLIANTCIWSANMGPLYGLPSNTLCPTFKDYFNFIHPEDRESVAASIARMIEQGKGSTEYRVIWPDGSLHWLNCKGQVYYNELGQPIRMIGTNRDVTERKLAEQKIFEQAALLDIATDAILVRDFQSQILFWNQGAERMYGWLSTEVIGKNIREILYPAGTQQQLEEPLKSIIESGSWQGELHKITKSGQKIIVESRWTLMRDAAGEPKSILTVDTDITQKKQLEEQFFRTQRLESLGTLAGGIAHDLNNVLTPILAAAQLVQGKFFQDEERSGQLLALVESNARRGAALVKQVLSFARGYKGERAIIQIEYLISEIIQIAQQTFPKSIEFSTVISEDIRAIAGDNTQLHQVLMNLVVNARDALPDGGNIKISAENKFIDEAYARMNLDAKVGHYIVITVADNGIGIPPEILDRIFEPFFTTKEVNAGTGLGLSTVLGIIRSHDGFIKVSSNVGKGSKFNLFLPAVEAIQESKIEEMELLPGQGELILVVDDEAQIREIATIILENHNYKILAASNGIEAIALYAQHKHQINAVLMDIMMPEMDGITAIRTLKKMNSQVQIIACSGLNSMEVFAQATDANVQAVLSKPYTARELLSSLHNLFRGSC, from the coding sequence ATGCGATTCAACGATCAACTGATTAACTTACCTCGCTTAAATCATGTTATTAATCGTTCTCCATTAACGATTAGCCCTGATAGTTTTGTAATTGAAGCGATTGTCTTGATGAGTCAGGAAAGATGTAGTAATTATGCACCTACAAGCTTCAATTTTTCGTTGGATTTAAACCCCAGAAATCAAGTCTTAACTGGTTGTGTCTTGGTTCTGGAGAGTGGGAAATTATTAGGTGTTTTTACTGACAAAGATGTAATTAGTCTTATAGCTTCGGGAATAAACTTATCCACGATGACAATGGCTGAAGTGATGACACAGCCAGTAGCTACCCTTATACAATCAGATTCTCAAGATATTTTCACCGCTTTATCGTTATTGCGTCAGCATCAAACTCACTATTTGCCCGTTTTGGACGATCGCGGGCAAGTGCTGGGAATTATTACCCAGACTAGCTTGCTACAAGCCTTTGACCTGATCAAAATTGTTGGGGTGGTTGAAGGTTTACAGCAATTTTTACAAAAACCCACAGATGAATTCCAGCCGGTTAATCAGCCAATTGAGATAGAGCAAGTCCGCTGTCAAACTCAAAATAACTTAAAACTATGGGTTGAGGCACAATCGGCTGAAATCATGGAAGTTAATCAGGAACTTCAGCAAGCTCTTGAAGAACTCCATGTAATAGAAGAAGAACTGCGCGAACAAAACGAAGAGTTGGCCGTTGCCCGTGAGCAAATAGAATTGGAACGCCAGCGTTACCAGGATTTGTTTGAGTTTGCTCCAGATGGTTACTTGGTAACTGATGCCGCAGGTATTATCCAAGAGGCTAACCAAGCAGCAGCAAAATTGCTGGCTGTCCGCCAAAAATATTTAGTCAACAAACCATTAATTTTATTTATTACTCGCCAAGATCACCAGACTTTTACCACCCGACTGAATAATTGGCAGCAGATACAGGAGTGGGAAGTCTACCTCAAACCACGGGGAGGTAGAATTTTCCCGGCTAGCATTAGAGCTGCTGCCATGTATGATTCAGAGGGGGATCTTGTTGGTTGGCGCTGGTTAATCTGCGATATTAGCGATGTCTACGACGAGCTTCGCTTACGCCAACAGGCAAAGGAATCACTGCGCCAAGCTTACGAGGAATTAGAAAAACGAGTGGCGGAACGGACAGCAGAACTTGTCATGTCCAACGTTCTGTTGCAACAAGAAATTACCGAACGCCAACGCGTAGAAGTTGCATTACGACACAGCGAAAATCTCTATCGCCAACTCGTGGAAAGCCAAACTGACATAATTATCCGCCTTGATTTGCAAGGGCAAATTACCTTTGCCAATGTGGCTGCTTGTCAAACCTTTGGCTGGAAAGAAGATGAGTTTTGTGGCCAGTCATTTTTCCAGTTCATTTATCCAGATGACTTGCCTCAAGCGATGGAAGATATGGCAATTTTAGGGTCTTCATTCCATCCCTTGACTAATCTTGAGCGACGTGCATTGACAGTCAATGGTATCCGCTGGTTTCAATGGAATGCGATCGCAATTCATAATGACAAAGGAGAAGTTGTTGAAATCCAAGGGGTAGGTAGAGATATTACTGAACAGCAAGCCGCGCTACACGAACGCCAACTTGCCGAAGCAGCACTGCGCCAAAGCGAGGAGAAATTTCGCACTTTTGCCGAAAACACCCACGCAATGATCTGGATTGGTAGCCCAGATTCATTTCATCCTTTGTACATTAGTCCTGCTTATGAGAAGATTTGGGGTCGTTCTTCCCAGCATCTCTTTGAGCAGCCAGACTCCTGGATAGACAACGTTCATCCAGACGATCGCGATCGCGCCACCCAATCAATCGAGCAACTGCTTAGTGGTAGTCAATCTATTTCAGCAGAATATCGGATTTTGCGACCAGATGGATCAGTGCGCTGGATTTGGAATCGGGGCTTTGCTGTCTATGATGACCAAGGAAAAATTAACTATTATGGTGGCATTGCCGAAGATATCACAGAGCGCAAACTGGCAGAAGAGTCACTGCGCCAGAGCGAGGAGAAATTTCGCACTTTTGCCGAAAATACCCACGCAGTTATCTGGATCGCCAGCACAGATTCATTCCGAACCTTATATGTTAGTCCTGCCTATGAGAAGATTTGGGGTCGCTCTTGCCAAAGTCTATTGGAGCAACCTGAGTTATGGATAGACACCATTCATCCAGACGATCGCGATCGCTTAACCATTGCAGCAAAGCAACAGCTTATTAATGAGTCGGTTTCAATAGAATATCGAATTTTGCGACCTGATGGATCGATGCGCTGGATCTGGGATCGAGGCTTTGCTATCTCTGATCACCAAGGAAAAGTTCAGTATTATGGTGGCATCGCCGAAGATATCACTGAGCGCAAACTGTCCGAAGAGTCACTACGAGAAAGTGAAGCGCGATTGAGTTTAGCTACCGAAGCAGCCCAAATGGGCATCTGGGATCGGAACCTGATCGCTAATACTTGTATTTGGTCTGCCAATATGGGGCCACTTTATGGTCTACCGAGCAACACCTTATGTCCAACCTTTAAAGACTATTTCAATTTCATCCATCCAGAAGACCGCGAATCTGTGGCTGCGAGCATCGCTCGCATGATTGAGCAAGGAAAGGGATCTACAGAATATCGAGTTATCTGGCCCGACGGCAGTTTGCACTGGTTAAATTGCAAAGGTCAAGTCTACTATAACGAACTCGGTCAGCCGATTCGGATGATCGGCACAAATCGGGATGTCACAGAGCGCAAGCTAGCGGAACAAAAAATCTTTGAACAAGCCGCTCTACTTGATATCGCCACCGATGCCATCTTGGTTCGAGATTTCCAGTCTCAAATCTTATTCTGGAATCAAGGTGCAGAGCGGATGTACGGTTGGCTTTCTACTGAGGTTATAGGAAAAAATATCCGGGAGATTTTATATCCAGCAGGAACTCAGCAGCAACTAGAAGAACCGCTCAAAAGCATAATTGAGAGTGGCTCGTGGCAAGGTGAGTTACATAAAATTACAAAATCCGGTCAAAAAATTATTGTGGAAAGCCGCTGGACATTGATGCGCGATGCTGCGGGAGAACCCAAATCTATCCTGACTGTTGATACTGATATCACCCAAAAGAAACAACTCGAAGAACAGTTTTTTCGTACCCAGCGATTGGAAAGCCTTGGTACCCTTGCAGGTGGTATTGCCCACGACTTGAACAATGTATTGACACCAATTTTGGCAGCGGCTCAATTGGTACAGGGAAAATTTTTCCAAGACGAGGAGCGTTCTGGGCAACTGCTGGCACTTGTAGAAAGCAATGCCAGACGCGGAGCAGCTTTAGTAAAGCAAGTCTTGTCTTTTGCACGAGGATATAAAGGAGAGCGGGCAATTATCCAAATCGAGTACCTAATTTCAGAAATTATCCAAATTGCTCAACAGACATTTCCCAAATCGATTGAATTTTCCACAGTTATTTCAGAAGACATTCGGGCGATCGCTGGGGACAACACACAACTGCATCAAGTACTGATGAATCTGGTAGTAAATGCCCGCGATGCTTTACCAGATGGCGGTAACATCAAAATTTCTGCGGAAAATAAGTTTATTGATGAAGCTTATGCCAGAATGAATCTCGATGCCAAAGTCGGGCATTACATCGTGATTACCGTTGCCGATAACGGAATTGGTATACCACCAGAAATATTAGATAGAATTTTTGAGCCATTTTTCACCACAAAAGAAGTCAATGCAGGTACGGGACTCGGCCTTTCAACAGTGCTGGGTATTATTAGAAGCCACGATGGTTTTATCAAAGTGTCTAGCAATGTTGGTAAAGGCAGCAAATTTAACCTGTTCTTACCAGCTGTGGAAGCAATCCAAGAGTCCAAGATAGAAGAGATGGAACTGCTCCCAGGACAGGGAGAATTGATTTTAGTTGTAGATGATGAAGCGCAAATTCGGGAGATTGCCACAATCATCTTAGAAAACCATAACTATAAGATACTGGCTGCCAGTAATGGCATAGAGGCGATCGCACTTTATGCCCAACATAAGCATCAAATCAATGCTGTATTGATGGATATAATGATGCCGGAGATGGACGGAATTACCGCTATTCGCACCTTGAAAAAAATGAATAGCCAGGTTCAAATTATTGCTTGTAGCGGACTGAACTCAATGGAGGTGTTTGCCCAAGCCACTGATGCTAATGTGCAAGCAGTTTTATCAAAACCCTATACCGCCAGAGAATTATTGAGCAGTTTACACAATCTATTCAGAGGGTCGTGTTGA
- a CDS encoding beta-lactamase hydrolase domain-containing protein: MNIVRKINDELAIAGQVTLYQLKQIADEGYKSVLNLRLPDETGLLVDEQQKTELLGLYYVNLPTKSEDINNQGTFQIYQTIIELPKPILIHCDNSIRSAAIVLLYIAIKQGITFEKALEKIINLGLI, encoded by the coding sequence ATGAATATTGTTAGGAAAATTAATGATGAGTTAGCGATCGCAGGGCAAGTTACACTATATCAGCTAAAACAAATAGCTGATGAGGGTTATAAATCTGTACTTAATCTACGCTTGCCCGACGAAACAGGCTTACTGGTTGATGAACAGCAGAAGACTGAGCTTTTGGGATTGTACTACGTTAATCTCCCAACTAAATCTGAAGATATTAATAATCAAGGTACGTTCCAGATATATCAGACGATAATTGAATTACCCAAACCAATTCTGATACATTGTGATAATTCAATTCGTTCAGCCGCAATAGTATTGTTGTATATCGCCATCAAACAAGGCATAACATTTGAGAAAGCACTAGAAAAAATTATTAACTTAGGTTTAATATAA
- a CDS encoding sucrose synthase — protein sequence MYELVQAVFNGDEKTALHQLIYALSVSGKRYFLRNEILQSFADYCHQSQKPAYFYYSSSVGKLIQYTHEIILEEESTWFVIRPTIANQEVWKLTADLSRFEQMTPQALLDVRDRSVNRYQPHILEIDLHPFYEGSPRIDDPRNIGQGLAFLNRYLCSQLLTDPQYWVEMLFQALHGLQYDGIRLLLSDRISSGIQLAKQIKPALKLLSERSPDEPYENFRFDLKELGFEPGWGNTAARVSETLELLDRLIYSPEPGILETFVARVPAVFRVVLVSIHGWVGQQDVLGRDETLGQVIYVLEQARSLENELCEQIKLAGLDQLGIKPHVIILTRLIPNCEGTFCNLHLEKVEDTENAWILRVPFGEFNPEITNNWISKFEIWPYLEQFALDAEKELLAQFKVKPNLIIGNYSDGNLVAFLLSRRMKVTQCNIAHSLEKPKYLFSNLYWQDLEDQYHFSVQFTADLISMNAADFIITSSYQEIVGTPDTVGQYESYKCFTMPQLYHVVDGIDLFSPKFNLVPPGVNETIFFRYSQKEDRDSHLRTQVHELLFSREDTQIFGHLDQPNKRPIFAVDTITSINNLTGLVECFGKSQALQERCNLIILSSKLHPNEAINSEEAEEIQKLYDIIDKCNLYGKIRWVGMRIPSSELGETYRVVADSQGIYVHFARFESFGRSILEAMISGLPTFTTQFGGSLEIIENQEDGFHINPTDLEGTAKKILDFLDKCDTHAEHWQEVSEWMSQRIHHKYNWHLHSNQLLLLAKMFSFWNFVAPENNEARDRYMETLFHLIYKPRVEKILEKHMGG from the coding sequence ATGTATGAACTAGTTCAAGCTGTCTTCAACGGTGATGAAAAAACTGCTCTACATCAGTTAATTTATGCGTTGAGTGTTTCAGGTAAGCGTTACTTCCTGAGAAATGAGATTTTGCAATCTTTTGCTGATTACTGTCATCAATCCCAAAAGCCAGCCTATTTTTACTACTCTTCTTCTGTTGGCAAACTGATACAGTACACCCACGAAATAATTCTCGAAGAGGAAAGTACTTGGTTTGTGATTCGACCCACAATTGCTAACCAAGAAGTTTGGAAATTGACAGCAGATTTGAGTCGGTTTGAGCAAATGACGCCTCAAGCGCTGTTAGATGTGAGAGATCGCTCAGTCAACCGCTACCAACCCCATATCCTCGAAATCGACCTCCACCCCTTCTATGAAGGTTCCCCAAGAATCGACGACCCCAGAAATATAGGTCAAGGTTTAGCATTCCTCAACCGTTACCTGTGCAGTCAATTGTTGACTGACCCCCAATATTGGGTAGAAATGTTATTTCAAGCGTTACATGGGCTGCAATACGATGGTATTCGCCTATTGTTGAGCGATCGCATTTCCTCTGGTATTCAGTTAGCCAAACAAATTAAGCCAGCCCTCAAATTGCTGAGTGAGCGATCGCCTGATGAACCTTATGAAAACTTCCGCTTTGACCTTAAAGAACTAGGCTTTGAGCCAGGTTGGGGTAACACTGCGGCGCGAGTCTCTGAAACCTTAGAACTTCTTGACCGGCTTATTTACTCCCCAGAACCCGGCATTTTAGAAACATTTGTAGCCCGCGTCCCCGCCGTCTTTCGCGTCGTCCTCGTTTCCATCCACGGCTGGGTTGGACAGCAAGATGTTTTAGGAAGGGATGAAACACTTGGTCAAGTTATCTACGTCCTCGAACAAGCCCGCAGCTTAGAAAATGAACTGTGTGAACAAATTAAACTCGCTGGACTCGACCAGCTAGGCATTAAACCCCATGTAATTATTCTCACCCGATTAATTCCTAACTGTGAAGGAACATTTTGTAACCTGCACTTAGAAAAAGTTGAAGATACTGAAAATGCTTGGATATTGCGCGTTCCTTTTGGTGAATTCAATCCAGAAATCACGAATAATTGGATTTCTAAATTTGAGATTTGGCCTTATTTAGAACAATTTGCTCTAGATGCAGAAAAAGAATTACTAGCTCAATTTAAAGTCAAACCTAATCTTATTATTGGTAACTACAGCGACGGGAACTTAGTAGCTTTTCTCCTATCTCGCCGGATGAAAGTTACCCAGTGCAACATTGCCCATTCCTTAGAAAAACCTAAATATCTATTTAGCAATTTATATTGGCAAGATTTAGAAGATCAATACCACTTCTCGGTACAATTCACCGCCGATTTGATTAGCATGAATGCTGCCGACTTTATCATCACATCATCCTATCAAGAAATTGTCGGCACACCTGATACTGTAGGTCAATACGAGTCGTATAAATGCTTTACGATGCCGCAGTTGTATCATGTAGTTGATGGCATTGATTTGTTTAGTCCTAAATTCAATTTAGTGCCGCCGGGAGTAAATGAAACTATTTTCTTTCGCTACAGTCAAAAAGAAGACCGAGATTCTCACCTTCGTACCCAAGTCCATGAACTACTATTTAGCCGCGAAGACACCCAAATCTTTGGTCATTTAGATCAACCTAACAAGCGACCAATCTTTGCCGTTGATACCATCACTTCAATCAACAATCTCACTGGTTTAGTTGAATGCTTTGGTAAAAGTCAGGCGTTGCAAGAGCGTTGTAACCTGATTATCTTAAGTAGTAAACTACATCCAAATGAAGCGATAAACTCAGAAGAAGCAGAAGAAATTCAAAAACTCTACGACATTATCGATAAATGTAATCTTTATGGCAAGATTCGCTGGGTGGGGATGCGTATCCCTAGCAGTGAACTCGGTGAAACCTACCGAGTAGTTGCAGATTCTCAGGGAATTTATGTTCATTTTGCCCGCTTTGAATCCTTCGGACGAAGTATTTTGGAAGCGATGATTTCCGGCTTGCCAACTTTCACTACTCAATTTGGCGGTTCTTTAGAAATTATCGAGAACCAAGAAGACGGATTTCATATTAATCCGACGGACTTAGAAGGAACAGCCAAGAAAATTTTAGATTTCCTTGATAAATGTGATACTCATGCTGAACACTGGCAAGAAGTTTCAGAATGGATGAGTCAGCGAATTCATCACAAATATAATTGGCATTTACATAGCAATCAATTATTACTACTTGCTAAAATGTTTAGTTTTTGGAACTTTGTTGCCCCCGAAAATAACGAAGCCAGAGATCGGTATATGGAAACCTTATTTCATCTGATTTATAAGCCAAGAGTCGAAAAGATTTTGGAAAAACATATGGGTGGGTGA
- the pgmB gene encoding beta-phosphoglucomutase → MYTKGRSRHFIYTDWILIETQFDPEQLHSKETVFTIGNGYLGTRGCFEEGYPHALPATFIHGVYDDVPVVYTELVNCPDWLPLIVIVNGDRFRLDQGEILRYDRQLDLRQGLLGRSLRWRSPSGNTIDIGFERFASLADPHVLALRCHLTPVDFDGLIEVQASINGYPENQGFNHWEGLDQGKTDQGIWLQRRTRSSRIELCVAAKVTISGTEASLQVSTAPGYPTLSTTFLGKAQQTVTVEKLVTVFTSREVETPVLAAQEKLAHLPDYATLLKANEQAWDEVWQQSDILIEGDSTATFAVRYNLFQLLIAAPRHDDRVSIPAKTLSGFGYRGHIFWDTEIFMLPMFLFTQPAIACNLLSYRWHTLPGAQRKAAHYGYKGAMFAWESAVTGDEVTPRWALESNFYGEDVRIWCRDREIHINADIPYAIWNYWQATGDDDWMQKVGAEVILDAAIFWGSRVEFNPERERYEIRGVIGADEYHELVHNNAFTNRMAQWHLEKAIAVYDWLTDKFPERATELEQKLKLTSQERSHWQDIVAKILFLYDPSTELIEQFEGFFQSEDIDLADYEPRDRSMQAILGVDRINKYQVIKQPDILMLLYLMRESADFPYSEKALQTNWDYYAPRTDITYGSSLGPAVHAILASDLSKSIEAYELFIRALMVDLEDNRGNTSDGIHGASAGGIWQAVIFGFGGIQLTENGPVANPHLPPGWTRLKFKLHWRGKWHDFDLHQGLGIGHGALGMGHGELGMGHGELGMGHGEKDTTEITNAQFPIPNSQSSNIQGFIFDLDGVLTDTAELHYLGWKKLADEEGIPFDREANEALRGVSRRASLMLILGDRPYAEAQIQEMMERKNRYYVELIQNMTPQDLLPGAIALLDELRQAGIKIGIGSASKNAQTVIERLGIADKIDAIADGYSVQEPKPAPDLFLYAAKQLGIEPEQSVVVEDAAAGVEAALAAGMWAVGLGPVERVGAAHVVLPSLEGITWADLREQLSHVSRQKR, encoded by the coding sequence ATGTATACAAAAGGTCGTTCTCGCCATTTTATCTACACAGATTGGATATTAATCGAAACCCAGTTTGACCCTGAGCAATTACACTCGAAAGAAACCGTTTTTACAATTGGCAATGGATATCTGGGAACAAGGGGCTGTTTTGAGGAAGGTTATCCTCATGCATTGCCAGCTACTTTTATCCACGGTGTCTACGACGATGTGCCAGTGGTGTACACTGAACTGGTAAATTGCCCTGACTGGCTACCTTTGATAGTGATTGTGAATGGCGATCGCTTCCGTCTCGATCAAGGTGAGATATTGCGCTACGATCGCCAGCTTGATTTACGTCAGGGACTTCTGGGCCGTTCTTTGCGTTGGCGTTCTCCTAGTGGAAACACTATAGACATCGGCTTTGAACGCTTTGCTAGTCTTGCAGATCCCCATGTGTTGGCGCTACGCTGCCATCTAACGCCAGTAGATTTTGATGGGTTAATTGAAGTTCAAGCTAGTATCAATGGCTATCCAGAAAACCAGGGTTTCAATCACTGGGAAGGACTAGATCAAGGCAAAACCGACCAAGGAATCTGGTTGCAACGCCGCACTCGCAGTTCCCGAATTGAACTTTGTGTGGCAGCTAAGGTGACAATATCGGGTACTGAAGCATCTTTACAAGTCAGTACCGCACCTGGTTATCCCACTTTAAGCACTACCTTCTTAGGTAAAGCGCAACAGACTGTAACTGTAGAAAAACTCGTGACAGTTTTTACCTCGCGGGAGGTGGAAACACCAGTCTTAGCCGCTCAAGAAAAACTCGCGCACCTGCCAGACTACGCAACCTTATTAAAAGCTAATGAGCAGGCGTGGGATGAGGTTTGGCAGCAAAGTGACATCCTCATTGAGGGGGATAGCACAGCTACTTTTGCTGTTCGCTACAATCTATTTCAACTGCTGATTGCGGCTCCACGCCATGATGATCGGGTGAGTATTCCGGCGAAAACTCTTTCGGGGTTTGGCTATCGCGGTCATATATTTTGGGATACAGAAATTTTTATGCTGCCTATGTTTCTGTTTACCCAACCAGCGATCGCTTGTAATTTACTCAGTTACCGCTGGCACACCTTACCAGGAGCGCAACGCAAGGCAGCCCATTACGGATATAAAGGGGCAATGTTTGCCTGGGAAAGTGCTGTTACCGGAGATGAAGTGACACCACGTTGGGCACTCGAAAGTAATTTTTATGGTGAAGACGTGCGGATTTGGTGCCGCGATCGCGAAATTCATATCAATGCAGATATCCCTTACGCCATTTGGAACTACTGGCAAGCCACTGGTGATGATGACTGGATGCAAAAGGTTGGCGCAGAGGTGATTTTGGATGCCGCTATCTTTTGGGGTAGCCGAGTCGAATTCAATCCTGAGCGCGAACGATACGAAATTCGGGGAGTGATTGGAGCGGATGAATACCATGAATTAGTCCACAACAACGCCTTTACAAACCGGATGGCGCAATGGCATCTAGAGAAAGCGATCGCAGTTTATGATTGGTTGACTGACAAATTTCCCGAACGAGCGACTGAACTAGAACAGAAACTAAAACTAACCTCCCAAGAGCGATCGCACTGGCAAGATATCGTCGCCAAAATATTGTTTCTCTATGATCCATCAACAGAACTAATTGAGCAGTTCGAGGGATTTTTTCAATCGGAAGATATCGATTTAGCAGATTATGAACCACGCGATCGCTCCATGCAAGCTATCTTGGGTGTTGATAGAATCAACAAATATCAAGTAATCAAGCAGCCAGATATCTTGATGCTGCTTTATTTAATGCGGGAATCAGCAGATTTTCCTTACAGCGAAAAAGCGTTGCAGACCAACTGGGACTACTACGCACCCCGCACGGATATTACCTATGGTTCGTCCCTTGGCCCGGCAGTTCATGCCATCTTAGCTTCAGATTTGAGCAAATCAATCGAAGCTTACGAACTGTTTATACGGGCGTTAATGGTGGATCTTGAAGATAACCGAGGTAACACCAGTGATGGAATTCACGGCGCTAGTGCTGGTGGAATTTGGCAAGCTGTAATTTTTGGGTTCGGCGGCATTCAACTAACCGAAAACGGGCCTGTAGCCAACCCCCATCTGCCTCCAGGTTGGACGCGCCTGAAGTTTAAACTGCACTGGCGGGGGAAATGGCACGATTTTGATTTGCATCAGGGATTGGGCATTGGGCATGGGGCATTGGGTATGGGGCATGGGGAATTGGGCATGGGGCATGGGGAATTGGGCATGGGGCATGGGGAGAAGGATACAACGGAGATAACCAATGCCCAATTCCCAATCCCCAATTCCCAATCTTCCAACATCCAAGGATTTATTTTCGATCTAGATGGTGTACTAACAGATACAGCAGAACTTCACTATCTAGGTTGGAAAAAGCTAGCAGATGAAGAGGGTATACCGTTTGATCGGGAGGCTAACGAAGCGCTGCGCGGTGTATCCCGTCGTGCTTCCCTCATGCTAATTCTTGGAGATAGACCGTATGCGGAAGCACAAATCCAGGAGATGATGGAGCGGAAGAATCGCTACTATGTGGAATTGATCCAAAATATGACACCCCAGGATTTGTTGCCAGGTGCGATCGCCCTCTTGGATGAACTGCGGCAAGCTGGGATTAAGATCGGTATCGGTTCAGCTAGTAAAAATGCCCAGACTGTGATCGAGCGATTGGGCATTGCTGACAAAATAGATGCGATCGCTGATGGTTATAGTGTGCAGGAACCAAAGCCAGCACCCGACCTATTTCTATACGCAGCCAAGCAGCTAGGAATTGAACCAGAGCAATCTGTGGTTGTAGAAGATGCCGCTGCGGGCGTTGAGGCAGCTCTCGCCGCTGGGATGTGGGCAGTAGGACTTGGCCCCGTTGAACGAGTTGGAGCCGCTCATGTTGTCTTACCCAGCCTAGAAGGCATTACATGGGCAGATTTACGAGAGCAATTGAGTCACGTTTCCAGACAAAAACGTTAA